The sequence TCTTTCTGAAGCGACAGGTACTCCAAATTCTTTACTGACTATAACCCATACATAAGCACGTTCAGATCTTTTGAGTGCGTGATTTACGCTCGCTAATGCCTCTAGAATCTCTATGTTGAGCGTTTCCTCATCACTCAGTTTTAATGCGTTGTTTAATAGATTGACTGTTTTTTCTCTATCACGAGTGATGTAATAAGTGGCGAGTGCGTATTGCAGTTCTGCGGTATTGAGCTTACCGCTCTTTTCTAGTTGCAAAAACTTACGGATGGCACTTTGTTGACCTTGGGTCCATAAGAAATAGAGGGCTTCAGGAGAGTCATGTGTTGATAACTCAGCAAGTAAGCGTTTTTCTTCATCTATCGAGTGCAATAGAGCATTGAAACGTTTTTCTTTTTTATCTCCTGTTTTACTAGGCTCAATTTGCGCCGCTAATTGCAGACACTTATGGTAGGCTTTAACGAAGTGGAACTCTTGTATCATGTTGCTATCGGTAGGAGACTCTAGAGTTTCTTTACGGTGCCAAATCAAATCTGTTCTGTTTACACGACACTGACCATCATCCATGTTTAGTTGATCGCAGCGTAGGTCTGGATTTTTATCACACAGTTTATTCGTGTTTATTCTGCCTTCAAAGCAACCGAACAAAACTAGGCAAGAAGAAAGCAATACGATGTTATTTTTTGTTTTCATATTTAATGCTTGTGATCAATTACAACAATTCAGCCACTGACGATTGACTATCTATAAAGCGTAGCTAACTTGATGTGTTGTGCAAAGTCAAGAAAAGGAAATCATTGCTGTGAATACACAAGAATTGTTAGATGCTATTACGCCCGAAGCTTATGAAAGATTACAATATGCGGTTGAGACAGGTAAATGGCCAGAAGGTACATTGTTAAGTCAGGAGCAAAGAGATTCCTGCATGCAAGCGGTTATGTTATATCAAGCGAAATACAATACTAACCCAGAGCATATGTCTGTTGCTGCTGGTGGTGAAATAAAGCTCAAATCTAAAGCTGAATTTAAAAAAGATTTATCTTCAGGTGAGGAAGATATTGTTAGGGTTAACGTGAACGATTAATTTTTATAGTCATTTCTATGAGAAATCGTGTTATCCCCACGAAAGTGGGGATCTAATGCCAATTAAATTTGCCTTTTCACGGCAATGAAAAGGTGTTTAAGTGTTAACTAAGCAGTCTTACACAAAGGTGAGGAGCTTATTGTTAAAGTGACATTTCATTACGTAACACTTTTTGCATTTCAGTTTTTATCTCTTCGTATTTGAGATTCTGACTAAGAAGATAATGCAATTTCGCTAGAGCTGCCTCTGGCGTCATATCATAACCGCTAATGACCCCTGATTCTGCAAGGGCACAGCCCGTTGCATACCCACCCATATTTACTTTTCCTGCTAGGCATTGAGTGAGGTTTACGACAATAACACCTCTGTCTGACGCTTCTTTTAAATGGGCTAATAGTTCAGGATTTTGAGGAGCATTACCTACACCAAAGGTAAGTAGAATCATAGCATTTACAGGCTGCCTCAGTGTATTTCGAATAACTTCATGAGAAATTCCAGGATACATTGTAATTACACCTATTGGTTGAGGTGTGATTTTATGGACCTTAAACTCTCCTTCTGGCTTGAGATCAACCGTTACTCCATTGCCAACATGAATATTGATACCAGCTTCAAGTAGTGCCGGGAGGTTGGGTGATGTAAACGCATTGAAGCCATCGGCATGAGATTTAGTACTTCGATTCCCGCGCATTAATTGATTATTAAAGAAGAGAGTAACCTCATTTATAGGATAGTTAGCTGCAATATGTAGTGCGTTCAGCAGGTTGGCTTGCCCATCAGAACGAAGTTCGGCCAATGGGATTTGTGAACCAGTTACAATGACGGGTTTAGCCAAATTTTCAAACATAAAAGAAAGTGCAGACGCGGTAAAGGCCATCGTATCGGTGCCGTGCAAAATGACAAAACCATCATACTTGTCATAGTTTTTCTTTATGTCATTTGCAATAAACTGCCAGTCAGCAGGAGACATATCGGAGGAATCGATCAGGGGATCATATTCATGGATAGTGTAACTCGGCATTTCTTCACGGTGAAATTCAGGCATACCAGCAAGTTGCTTTTCCATAAACCCAGCAATTGGGACGTAGCCATGTTCCGATTTTTGCATTCCTATCGTGCCACCTGTATAGGCGATATAGATATGTTTTTTCATTGCGTTCTTAATTTTATGATACGAGTTGTGGCGGATTATATGCTTAAGTTAAGCAAATAAAAATAGGTGCACGAGGCACCTATTGAATCTTATCCAGCTTCTATGCTAGCGAAGCAGTATTAGAACTATTTTACTTCACAGGTTAAACAGAGTGAATAATAGCCTTTCGGGTCATTTAAAGTACTTAGCAGCTCAGTATCGGCTATAAGCTGATTAGAGATTGGCTGCAGAGCTTCTGGTAACATGGCTGAGAGATTAATACCTAACGATGCACCAAGATTATCAGACAATTGCTGCAAGAACTGCTCTGTTGTTGACAGTGGTTCTTCCACCCAATAAAGATTGTACTCTTCAACATTGGCTAATTCTGCTGCGACCTTGATTGCATCATCAAAATCACCCATCTGGTCAACTAAACCGGCGTTCATTGCATCAAAACCTGTCCATACCCGCCCTTGAGCAATGTTATCTACATCGTCTACCGATATTCCACGGCTCTGACCTACTAGCCCAATAAATCGTTGATAACCATTTTCAATACCTAGCTGGAATGCCTCGCCAGCTTTGTCTGGGATACCTCGGGTTATACCTATCCCAGAAAATGGCGTGGTTCCTACACCATCACTGTATATACCGAGTTTATTTAATCCTTTTTCAAAGGTGGTAATGACGCTGAATATTCCTATGGAACCGGTTAGTGTCGTTGGCTGCGCAATAATTTTGTCGGCACCCATCGAGATCCAATAGCCTCCAGATGCTGCAATGCTCGACATAGATACGACAACGGGTTTACCTGCCGCTTTTATAGCTTCGACTTCATTACGTATAACCTCAGAAGCAAAGGCGCTACCACCAGGGCTGTCTACGCGCAGCACCACGGCTTTAACGTTGTCGTCATTCCTTGCTTCTCTTAGTAGCGCAGCAGTGGTGTCGCCCCCGACTGTACCGCGAGGTTGTTTGCCGTCCATTATCGTACCGCTTGCAACGACTATAGCGATGTCATTCGAGCTGTGTTGGTATTCTTGAGTGACGGTGTCTCGATATTCGTAATAACCAATGGCTTTGTAACTGTCTTTTCCTTTTGCCCCAAAGGCGTCGGCCATCGCTTGACGGATCTGATGTCTAGTGGCTAATTCATCAACAAGCCCCAGTTTTTGGCTAAGTTTGGCTAGATCACCGTTAACCCCTTTAAGACTGGCCAAAAATTCATCCATAGACGGATTTATGGATTTTGTATCTATGTTTCGATTTGAAGATACGTCGTCAATATATGCCGCCCATAATTGAGTTAACCATGCACTAGCTGACTCTTTAGCGTCACTGGACATGTTATCGCGTATAAACGGTTCAATCGCTGATTTGTATGTACCGACTCTGAATACATGCGTATTGACATCCATTTTTTCTAACAAAGTTTTGTAGTAAAGAGGATAAGTGCCATACCCAGTAAGCATGACAGCGCCATCCGGTGCCATATAAATTTTATCGGCGTAGCTCGCCAGATAATATTGGCTTTGGTTGTAAAAACTACTGATGGCGTAAACCGGTTTGCCAGTTTCCTTGAATGCATTTATTGCTTTAGCAATATAGCGC is a genomic window of Vibrio algarum containing:
- a CDS encoding DUF2989 domain-containing protein; this translates as MKTKNNIVLLSSCLVLFGCFEGRINTNKLCDKNPDLRCDQLNMDDGQCRVNRTDLIWHRKETLESPTDSNMIQEFHFVKAYHKCLQLAAQIEPSKTGDKKEKRFNALLHSIDEEKRLLAELSTHDSPEALYFLWTQGQQSAIRKFLQLEKSGKLNTAELQYALATYYITRDREKTVNLLNNALKLSDEETLNIEILEALASVNHALKRSERAYVWVIVSKEFGVPVASERDLTVLYNFSSEKKEQLEEVAEEIIDAIEDNNYKTSLINKVPKSTS
- a CDS encoding YeaC family protein produces the protein MNTQELLDAITPEAYERLQYAVETGKWPEGTLLSQEQRDSCMQAVMLYQAKYNTNPEHMSVAAGGEIKLKSKAEFKKDLSSGEEDIVRVNVND
- the ansA gene encoding asparaginase translates to MKKHIYIAYTGGTIGMQKSEHGYVPIAGFMEKQLAGMPEFHREEMPSYTIHEYDPLIDSSDMSPADWQFIANDIKKNYDKYDGFVILHGTDTMAFTASALSFMFENLAKPVIVTGSQIPLAELRSDGQANLLNALHIAANYPINEVTLFFNNQLMRGNRSTKSHADGFNAFTSPNLPALLEAGINIHVGNGVTVDLKPEGEFKVHKITPQPIGVITMYPGISHEVIRNTLRQPVNAMILLTFGVGNAPQNPELLAHLKEASDRGVIVVNLTQCLAGKVNMGGYATGCALAESGVISGYDMTPEAALAKLHYLLSQNLKYEEIKTEMQKVLRNEMSL
- the sppA gene encoding signal peptide peptidase SppA, encoding MKKIFKFIGGIFKWVWKIINFIRLAIFNLFFFIIIGVIYLGYTQSSQISAPPQVKEASALVLNLSGPIVEQRRYINPMDSVTGSLFGQELPKENVLFDIVDTIRYAADDDQISGLIISLRELPETNLTKLRYIAKAINAFKETGKPVYAISSFYNQSQYYLASYADKIYMAPDGAVMLTGYGTYPLYYKTLLEKMDVNTHVFRVGTYKSAIEPFIRDNMSSDAKESASAWLTQLWAAYIDDVSSNRNIDTKSINPSMDEFLASLKGVNGDLAKLSQKLGLVDELATRHQIRQAMADAFGAKGKDSYKAIGYYEYRDTVTQEYQHSSNDIAIVVASGTIMDGKQPRGTVGGDTTAALLREARNDDNVKAVVLRVDSPGGSAFASEVIRNEVEAIKAAGKPVVVSMSSIAASGGYWISMGADKIIAQPTTLTGSIGIFSVITTFEKGLNKLGIYSDGVGTTPFSGIGITRGIPDKAGEAFQLGIENGYQRFIGLVGQSRGISVDDVDNIAQGRVWTGFDAMNAGLVDQMGDFDDAIKVAAELANVEEYNLYWVEEPLSTTEQFLQQLSDNLGASLGINLSAMLPEALQPISNQLIADTELLSTLNDPKGYYSLCLTCEVK